From Corvus moneduloides isolate bCorMon1 chromosome 4, bCorMon1.pri, whole genome shotgun sequence, one genomic window encodes:
- the LOC116442419 gene encoding killer cell lectin-like receptor subfamily F member 1 isoform X2, with translation MAGDVTYAAVAMLPRERLHAPSGTSNPGNMITYAELHVKPQPQGNSRAETSAAGCRQRCSAWFYVALVLGVLMLIFLGVVVIQAKQFSKGRAGKSESLPQYGLNSNSSDISSERTVSAALLKWLMEELCEDGQGTTCELCPPGWQLHGGRCYFFSEEARSWEDSRKNCLARKSQLLVTENEIEMEFIDNKEKDTKYIWIGWNSEVMEKQRSSVEDHRVKENRTALKGIEADKNCPVYRRKNVIQADNCQTLKKWICKKNATLLVL, from the exons ATGGCAGGGGATGTCACCTACGCGGCCGTGGCGATGCTGCCGAGGGAAAGGCTGCACGCTCCCTCTGGGACATCAAACCCAG GAAACATGATCACATATGCTGAGCTGCATGTGAAGCCTCAACCCCAagggaacagcagagcagagacttCCGCAGCTG gCTGCCGGCAGAGGTGCTCAGCCTGGTTCTACGTGGCACTGGTCCTGGGTGTCCTCATGCTCATTTTCCTGGGAGTCGTGGTCATACAAGCCAAGCAAT TTTcaaagggcagagcaggaaaatcagAAAGTTTGCCCCAGTATGGTCtgaacagcaacagcagtgaCATTTCTTCAGAGAGGACCGTCTCAGCAGCGCTTCTGAAATGGCTCATGGAGGAGCTGTGTGAAGATGGACAGG GGACAACATGCGAGCTGTGTCCCCCTGGGTGGCAGCTGCACGGGGGCAGATGTTACTTCTTCTCTGAggaggccaggagctgggaggacaGCCGGAAAAACTGCCTGGCCAGGAAATCCCAGCTGCTTGTCACTGAGAATGAAATTGAGATG GAATTTATAGACAACAAAGAGAAAGATACCAAATATATCTGGATTGGCTGGAACAGTGAAGTCATGGAGAAACAACGGAGTTCAGTGGAAGATCacagagtaaaagaaaatag GACAGCTCTAAAAGGAATCGAGGCTGACAAGAACTGTCCtgtttacagaaggaaaaatgtgatCCAGGCAGACAACTGCCAGACGTTAAAGAAGTGGATCTGTAAGAAGAACGCAACTTTGCTGGTGCTCTGA
- the LOC116442419 gene encoding killer cell lectin-like receptor subfamily F member 1 isoform X1 → MAGDVTYAAVAMLPRERLHAPSGTSNPGNMITYAELHVKPQPQGNSRAETSAAGCRQRCSAWFYVALVLGVLMLIFLGVVVIQAKQFSKGRAGKSESLPQYGLNSNSSDISSERTVSAALLKWLMEELCEDGQGTTCELCPPGWQLHGGRCYFFSEEARSWEDSRKNCLARKSQLLVTENEIEMEFIDNKEKDTKYIWIGWNSEVMEKQRSSVEDHRVKENSRTALKGIEADKNCPVYRRKNVIQADNCQTLKKWICKKNATLLVL, encoded by the exons ATGGCAGGGGATGTCACCTACGCGGCCGTGGCGATGCTGCCGAGGGAAAGGCTGCACGCTCCCTCTGGGACATCAAACCCAG GAAACATGATCACATATGCTGAGCTGCATGTGAAGCCTCAACCCCAagggaacagcagagcagagacttCCGCAGCTG gCTGCCGGCAGAGGTGCTCAGCCTGGTTCTACGTGGCACTGGTCCTGGGTGTCCTCATGCTCATTTTCCTGGGAGTCGTGGTCATACAAGCCAAGCAAT TTTcaaagggcagagcaggaaaatcagAAAGTTTGCCCCAGTATGGTCtgaacagcaacagcagtgaCATTTCTTCAGAGAGGACCGTCTCAGCAGCGCTTCTGAAATGGCTCATGGAGGAGCTGTGTGAAGATGGACAGG GGACAACATGCGAGCTGTGTCCCCCTGGGTGGCAGCTGCACGGGGGCAGATGTTACTTCTTCTCTGAggaggccaggagctgggaggacaGCCGGAAAAACTGCCTGGCCAGGAAATCCCAGCTGCTTGTCACTGAGAATGAAATTGAGATG GAATTTATAGACAACAAAGAGAAAGATACCAAATATATCTGGATTGGCTGGAACAGTGAAGTCATGGAGAAACAACGGAGTTCAGTGGAAGATCacagagtaaaagaaaatag CAGGACAGCTCTAAAAGGAATCGAGGCTGACAAGAACTGTCCtgtttacagaaggaaaaatgtgatCCAGGCAGACAACTGCCAGACGTTAAAGAAGTGGATCTGTAAGAAGAACGCAACTTTGCTGGTGCTCTGA
- the LOC116442421 gene encoding C-type lectin domain family 2 member L-like isoform X2, whose product MYGLFSNIWLWRAVAGVLTAAVILISCIQFVNSSPAKDSPECPPLDLCPTGWLYFQRKCYFLSENEASWNFSQSHCSSHSASLLVIENHQELSFMMRITKQDPWIGLYKRNEEFFWVNGKALDNELFEVKGSGNCAYLESKGVSASGCYLTRKWVCSLNINSAQ is encoded by the exons ATGTATG gtcTGTTCTCAAACATCTGGCTGTGGCGAGCTGTCGCTGGAGTCCTTACAGCTGCAGTCATTTTGATTTCATGTATTCAGTTTG tAAACTCTTCTCCGGCCAAAGACTCTCCTGAGTGTCCTCCCCTGGACCTGTGTCCAACAGGCTGGCTGTACTTCCAGAGGAAGTGTTACTTCCTCTCAGAGAACGAAGCCTCCTGGAACTTCAGCCAGAGCCACTGCTCCTCCCACAGCGCTTCCCTCCTGGTCATTGAAAATCATCAGGAACTG AGCTTTATGATGAGAATAACAAAGCAAGACCCATGGATCGGACTCtataaaagaaatgaagagttCTTTTGGGTAAATGGAAAAGCATTAGACAATGAACT GTTTGAAGTAAAAGGCTCTGGAAACTGTGCCTATCTGGAGTCCAAAGGAGTCTCAGCCTCAGGATGTTACTTAACCAGGAAGTGGGTCTGTAGCTTGAATATCAACTCAGCGCAATAA
- the LOC116442421 gene encoding C-type lectin domain family 2 member L-like isoform X1, translating into MGSGGGERGGSAGRGTAHSRGLFSNIWLWRAVAGVLTAAVILISCIQFVNSSPAKDSPECPPLDLCPTGWLYFQRKCYFLSENEASWNFSQSHCSSHSASLLVIENHQELSFMMRITKQDPWIGLYKRNEEFFWVNGKALDNELFEVKGSGNCAYLESKGVSASGCYLTRKWVCSLNINSAQ; encoded by the exons AtggggagcggcggcggcgagcGCGGGGGCTCCGCGGGGCGCGGCACCGCCCACAGCAGAG gtcTGTTCTCAAACATCTGGCTGTGGCGAGCTGTCGCTGGAGTCCTTACAGCTGCAGTCATTTTGATTTCATGTATTCAGTTTG tAAACTCTTCTCCGGCCAAAGACTCTCCTGAGTGTCCTCCCCTGGACCTGTGTCCAACAGGCTGGCTGTACTTCCAGAGGAAGTGTTACTTCCTCTCAGAGAACGAAGCCTCCTGGAACTTCAGCCAGAGCCACTGCTCCTCCCACAGCGCTTCCCTCCTGGTCATTGAAAATCATCAGGAACTG AGCTTTATGATGAGAATAACAAAGCAAGACCCATGGATCGGACTCtataaaagaaatgaagagttCTTTTGGGTAAATGGAAAAGCATTAGACAATGAACT GTTTGAAGTAAAAGGCTCTGGAAACTGTGCCTATCTGGAGTCCAAAGGAGTCTCAGCCTCAGGATGTTACTTAACCAGGAAGTGGGTCTGTAGCTTGAATATCAACTCAGCGCAATAA
- the LOC116442421 gene encoding uncharacterized protein LOC116442421 isoform X3, with protein MRGAAGTPLRSAGLSGGAGPGAHPVVWGAGDAGREPPRPWKPPVLAAERLPGDGTVLWSLSGHFVPATARTAGYKQGSGRAVCASKGLEGTGEQKETLKSCGCGIRLDVSQEKFWAPELMAFLISFIHATFRHQVCSQTSGCGELSLESLQLQSF; from the exons ATGCGGGGAGCAGCCGGGACTCCTCTCCGGAGCGCGGGGCTGAGCGGCGGTGCGGGCCCGGGAGCGCATCCCGTGGTATGGGGAGCCGGGGATGCCGGCCGGGAGCCGCCGCGCCCCTGGAaaccccctgtgctggcagcggAGCGACTGCCAGGAGACGGGACTGTCCTCTGGAGCCTCTCGGGACACTTCGTGCCCGCTACCGCCCGAACAGCCGGATACAAACAGGGCAGTGGAAGGGCAGTGTGTGCTTCCAAAGGCCTGGAAGGGACAGGGGAACAAAAGGAGACTctgaaaagctgtggctgtgggatAAGGCTGGATGTTTCTCAGGAGAAGTTTTGGGCTCCAGAGCTGATggcttttcttatttcttttatcCATGCCACGTTTAGGCACCAG gtcTGTTCTCAAACATCTGGCTGTGGCGAGCTGTCGCTGGAGTCCTTACAGCTGCAGTCATTTTGA